The stretch of DNA CACGGAGAGATCGCTCGACTTCCATGGTGAAATCCACGTGGCCGGGGGTGTCGATGATGTTGATACGGCAGTCCCGCCAGAAGCTGGTGGTCGCGGCGGACGTGATGGTGATACCGCGCTCCTGCTCCTGGACCATCCAGTCCATCGTGGCGGTGCCCTCGTGCACCTCGCCGATCTTGTAGGATCGGCCGGTGTAGTAGAGCACCCGCTCGGTGGTGGTGGTCTTCCCGGCATCGATGTGCGCCATGATGCCGATGTTCCGGGTCTTCTCCAGCGGGTACTGCGTTTCCACGGTACTCTCTCTTCCTTGTCCCGGTGCCGCGTCCGTCTAGACAGAAGCGAAGAGGGGGGTCGAGGTCTCGGCCCCCCTCCGCTTGTTCCGAACGCTACCAGCGGTAATGCGCGAACGCCTTGTTGGCCTCCGCCATCTTGTGAGTGTCCTCTCGCTTCTTGACCGCCGACCCGCGGTTGTTCGCCGCGTCCAGCAGCTCACCCGCGAGCTTCTCCGCCATGCTCTTCTCGGACCGCCGCCGCGCGGAGCCGATCAGCCACCGCATGGACAACGCCACCCGGCGCTCCGGCCGCACCTCGACCGGCACCTGATAGGTGGAGCCGCCGACCCGGCGGGACTTCACCTCGACGGCGGGTTTGCAGTTGTCCACCGCCGACTTGAACAGCTTGAGCGCGTCCTGCTTGGCCCGGTCCTCCATGGCGCCGAGGGCCGAGTACATGATGTGCTCGGCCGTGCTCTTCTTGCCGCCGTACATCATCATGTTGACGAACTTCGCCACGAGCCGGCTCCCGTACTTGGGATCCGGCAGGATCTCCCGATGTGTCGCGCCTGCCCGCCGCATCCTACCCTCCGCCGCCCTTCGGCTGCTTGGCGCCGTACTTCGACCGGCTCTGCTTCCGTCCCGCCACGCCCGCGGTGTCCAGCGAGCCGCGGATGATGTGATACCGGATGCCGGGGAGGTCCTTCACGCGGCCCCCGCGGATGAGCACGATCGAGTGCTCCTGCAGGTTGTGCCCGACTCCGGGGATGTACGAGGTCACTTCCAGCCCGTTGGTGAGCCGGACCCGCGCGACCTTGCGGAGGGCGGAGTTCGGCTTCTTGGGGGTGGTCGTGTAGACGCGGATGCAGACGCCTCGCTTCTGCGGACACGCCTCCATCGCGGGCGTCTTCGACTTCTTCCGCACCGCCTCGCGGCCCTTCCTTACCAGCTGATTGATCGTCGGCATGGCTCTCCGTTACCGGTTATAGCGCCAAAACCCTAACTTTATAACCGAGCAACCCGTCTCTGTCAAGGTTTACGCCACTTTCCACGTTCTCGGGCCCAGGGGGACTATCCCGCCTGAGCGACCTCGTCGGACTCCCCGTCCATCGGGGGCTCCTCCGCGGCCACCGCCACCTCCGCCACCGGCTCGTCGCCGCCCTGGCTCACCACCTCGGCCCGGGTGTAGTTGCTGAGCCCGGTCCCCGCCGGAATGAGGCGGCCGACGATGACGTTCTCCTTCAGCCCCCGCAGATCGTCGGTCTTGCCGCTGATGGCGGCCTCGGTGAGCACGCGGGTGGTCTCCTGGAACGACGCCGCCGAGATGAAGCTGTCGGTGGAGAGCGACGCCTTGGTGATGCCGAGGAGCACCGGCTTGGCGGTGGCCGGCGGCTTGCCCGCGGCCTGGGCCTTGTCGTTCTCCTCCTGGAACACGAACTTGTCGACCAGCTCGCCGACCACGAAGTCGGTGCCGCCGACCTCCTCGATCCGCACCCGCCGCAGCATCTGGCGGACGATGATCTCGATGTGCTTGTCGTTGATGGTGACGCCCTGGAGGCGGTACACCTCCTGAACCTCGTTCACGAGATAGCGCTGCAGCTCCCGGTCGCCCAGCACCGCGAGGTAGTCGTGCGGGTTTGGCGAGCCGTCCATGAGGGCCTCGCCCGCCTTGACCCGGTCGCCCTCGTGCACCGCGATGTGCTTGCCACGCGGGATGAGGTACTCCTTGGTCTCCCCGTCGTC from Candidatus Methylomirabilota bacterium encodes:
- the rpsG gene encoding 30S ribosomal protein S7, with product MRRAGATHREILPDPKYGSRLVAKFVNMMMYGGKKSTAEHIMYSALGAMEDRAKQDALKLFKSAVDNCKPAVEVKSRRVGGSTYQVPVEVRPERRVALSMRWLIGSARRRSEKSMAEKLAGELLDAANNRGSAVKKREDTHKMAEANKAFAHYRW
- the rpsL gene encoding 30S ribosomal protein S12, which gives rise to MPTINQLVRKGREAVRKKSKTPAMEACPQKRGVCIRVYTTTPKKPNSALRKVARVRLTNGLEVTSYIPGVGHNLQEHSIVLIRGGRVKDLPGIRYHIIRGSLDTAGVAGRKQSRSKYGAKQPKGGGG